One genomic window of Erinaceus europaeus chromosome 7, mEriEur2.1, whole genome shotgun sequence includes the following:
- the RPL37A gene encoding large ribosomal subunit protein eL43 → MAKRTKKVGIVGKYGTRYGASLRKMVKKIEISQHAKYTCSFCGKTKMKRRAVGIWHCGSCMKTVAGGAWTYNTTSAVTVKSAIRRLKELKDQ, encoded by the exons ATG GCCAAGCGTACCAAGAAGGTGGGCATCGTGGGTAAATACGGGACCCGCTACGGCGCCTCCCTGCGGAAGATGGTGAAGAAGATCGAGATCAGCCAGCACGCCAAGTACACCTGCTCCTTCTGCGGCAAG ACCAAGATGAAGCGGCGCGCCGTGGGCATCTGGCACTGCGGCTCCTGCATGAAGACTGTCGCGGGCGGCGCCTGGACCTACAA CACCACTTCTGCTGTCACAGTGAAGTCTGCCATCAGGAGGCTGAAGGAGTTGAAAGACCAGTAG